One Dioscorea cayenensis subsp. rotundata cultivar TDr96_F1 chromosome 17, TDr96_F1_v2_PseudoChromosome.rev07_lg8_w22 25.fasta, whole genome shotgun sequence DNA window includes the following coding sequences:
- the LOC120280905 gene encoding uncharacterized protein LOC120280905, which translates to MAKKRKSEANRMEEADRTMYSAFCGAANSLSHLYSLSVNQHKLAFHAGERHAMEKLYQWIVRQHEEGSRLSAADIVAHLQNEIEYGGDEAAASPRVQAPHQQPQSTMHFANAGMQTSGGAFTQAAVGHAPRSFQSDQAKNLVFSNALSSPVRRSLQSYQLAQGGYYQSAALPGANEARNHEANSTHHNRGSNSPSSNDTMDMHSDSPAHESY; encoded by the exons ATGGCCAAGAAGAGGAAGTCTGAGGCTAATCGCATGGAGGAGGCCGATCGAACCATGTACTCGGCGTTCTGTGGCGCGGCGAACTCGCTGTCGCATCTCTACTCTCTTTCCGTTAACCAGCACAAGCTCGCTTTCCACGCCGGTGAACGACATGCCATG GAGAAGCTCTATCAGTGGATTGTAAGACAGCATGAGGAAGGGTCAAGATTGTCGGCTGCTGATATAGTTGCACATTTGCAG AATGAGATTGAATATGGAGGTGATGAAGCGGCAGCTTCACCAAGAGTACAAGCTCCTCATCAGCAACCTCAATCCACCATGCATTTTGCAAATGCAGGCATGCAGACATCTGGTGGTGCATTTACACAAGCTGCAGTTGGACATGCCCCACGGTCTTTTCAGTCTGATCAAGCAAAGAACTTGGTTTTCTCGAACGCTCTCTCCAGTCCTGTTCGGAGAAGTCTTCAGTCTTATCAACTTGCTCAGGGAGGGTACTACCAAAGTGCTGCTCTCCCGGGTGCAAATGAAGCACGGAACCATGAAGCTAACTCAACTCATCACAACCGAGGGTCTAATTCACCCAGTTCCAATGATACTATGGACATGCATTCAGATAGCCCAGCTCATGAATCTTATTGA
- the LOC120280754 gene encoding light-harvesting complex-like protein OHP2, chloroplastic: MSIASSIPSIKIKISPSSPFHHHSSKLSFKPKTTISIIKSSQADGPLRRPSTPSLSPPPPSPSPSPSLSPTPPLKPSTQTPSPTKPKDFVVTLEYQRKVAKELQEYFKLKKLEEANQGPFFGFMTKNEISNGRWAMFWVCCWIVDRKYATGSDLVQQVKILLSNFGVVDLE, encoded by the exons atgtCCATTGCTTCATCCATTCCTTCCATCAAGATCAAGATCTCCCCTTCTTCTCCATTTCATCACCACTCCTCCAAGCTCTCTTTCAAGCCTAAGACCACCATCTCCATTATCAAGAGTTCCCAAGCTGATGGCCCTCTCAGAAGACCTTCAACTCCTTCTCTTTCTCCACCTCCACCATCACCTTCACCTTCACCTTCACTTTCTCCTACTCCTCCTTTGAAGCCCTCTACCCAAACTCCTTCACCTACCAAACCCAAGGATTTTGTGGTCACTTTGGAGTACCAGAGAAAGGTGGCCAAGGAGTTGCAGGAGTATTTCAAGCTGAAGAAACTTGAGGAAGCTAACCAAGGCCCCTTCTTTGGTTTCATGACCAAGAATGAAATCTCTAATGGCAG ATGGGCAATGTTTTGGGTTTGCTGTTGGATTGTTGACAGGAAATATGCTACTGGTTCAGATTTGGTTCAACAGGTCAAGATACTTCTCTCCAATTTTGGAGTTGTAGACTTGGAATGA